A single region of the Bifidobacterium asteroides DSM 20089 genome encodes:
- the sepH gene encoding septation protein SepH encodes MSENGTRMASFDHVDDRGDLVFVCDHRHFAVRVDDALDRAILEAKQVKEEEDVDPQTGKSKPLPVSAIQAAVRAGARPEQVAQQYAVNEALVRRFAAPVETEKKYAIEQFLTMPAPKGSGGRNYQELIGKVLARAGVSLAQVSWQATRRGYEPWNINGVFTLDKRIFNARWAWNMHDNTVTCLNGAARMLLDDSEDGHGQERPALDQGPAEEIDDQTDKRPPSQEDAFAQIEEDDTGSVGQVNGERQAALTAWLYGKPKEGQDQTVDREPNHPHAELTEDPDTAEHPPIRDNESTMVLPVQSHGQGQAGHEQPEQQDQGDDASKDEQEDETKDGRSSRRAKKHSGRSAVPSWDEILFGK; translated from the coding sequence ATGTCTGAGAATGGGACCAGGATGGCCAGCTTTGACCATGTCGACGACAGGGGCGATCTGGTCTTCGTCTGTGACCACCGGCACTTCGCCGTACGGGTCGACGATGCGCTTGATCGCGCCATTCTTGAGGCCAAGCAGGTCAAGGAAGAAGAGGACGTGGATCCTCAGACAGGCAAGTCCAAACCCCTGCCTGTCTCTGCCATCCAGGCGGCTGTGCGTGCCGGCGCCCGCCCCGAACAGGTGGCTCAGCAATACGCTGTCAACGAAGCCTTGGTACGGCGTTTCGCGGCCCCGGTGGAGACCGAGAAGAAGTACGCCATCGAGCAGTTCCTGACCATGCCGGCGCCCAAGGGATCAGGCGGGCGAAACTACCAGGAACTGATAGGCAAGGTGCTGGCCCGTGCGGGGGTCAGCCTGGCACAGGTTTCCTGGCAGGCCACCAGACGAGGGTACGAACCCTGGAACATCAACGGCGTGTTCACGCTGGACAAACGGATTTTCAACGCCCGCTGGGCCTGGAACATGCATGACAACACCGTTACCTGTCTGAACGGGGCTGCCAGGATGCTGCTGGATGATTCCGAAGACGGCCATGGACAGGAGCGACCCGCCTTGGATCAGGGCCCTGCCGAAGAGATCGACGACCAGACCGACAAGCGGCCTCCAAGCCAGGAGGACGCCTTTGCTCAAATCGAAGAAGACGACACCGGATCGGTGGGCCAGGTGAACGGAGAGCGTCAAGCGGCGCTCACGGCCTGGCTCTATGGCAAGCCCAAGGAAGGACAGGACCAGACAGTTGACCGGGAGCCCAACCACCCCCATGCCGAGCTGACCGAGGACCCCGATACGGCCGAGCATCCTCCCATCAGGGACAATGAATCCACAATGGTCCTGCCGGTGCAGAGCCATGGACAGGGCCAGGCTGGCCATGAGCAGCCCGAGCAGCAGGATCAAGGCGATGATGCCAGTAAGGATGAGCAGGAGGACGAGACCAAGGATGGTCGCAGCAGCAGGCGGGCCAAAAAACACTCCGGGCGGTCGGCCGTACCCAGCTGGGATGAGATCCTCTTCGGCAAGTAG